In Methanobacterium sp., the following are encoded in one genomic region:
- a CDS encoding MBL fold metallo-hydrolase, whose translation MKTWNTENCTIYQLLKDRSNSFLINQGNNYILVDTGHKNSYKGLKTKLDELLGENKLSCLILTHTHFDHAENASRIKEMYKCPIIAHESEADYLKHGNTPLPKGTNILTRFLIKSVVKRVNPQSEYETATPDILVCENYDLWPLGFNAYIIHTPGHTIGSMSIIIDSEVALVGDTLFGVFNWSTYPPFADDPKTMIKSWGKLLSTDCRLFLPGHGRKISRRLLEKQYEKHKR comes from the coding sequence ATGAAAACTTGGAATACCGAAAATTGCACAATCTACCAACTACTAAAAGATAGAAGCAATTCCTTCCTAATTAACCAGGGAAATAATTACATTCTTGTTGATACAGGCCATAAAAACTCATATAAAGGACTAAAAACCAAACTTGACGAACTTTTAGGCGAAAATAAATTATCATGTTTAATATTAACTCATACTCATTTTGACCATGCAGAAAACGCGTCCAGAATAAAAGAAATGTATAAATGCCCAATAATTGCCCATGAAAGCGAAGCAGACTATTTAAAACATGGAAATACTCCTTTACCGAAAGGAACTAACATTCTAACCAGATTTTTAATAAAATCAGTTGTAAAACGTGTGAATCCACAATCTGAATATGAAACTGCTACTCCTGACATTCTTGTATGTGAAAACTATGATTTATGGCCCTTAGGATTTAATGCATACATCATTCACACTCCAGGCCATACAATCGGCTCTATGAGCATTATTATTGATAGTGAAGTAGCTCTTGTGGGAGATACACTGTTCGGAGTGTTTAACTGGTCAACATATCCTCCTTTTGCTGATGATCCTAAAACTATGATTAAAAGCTGGGGAAAACTACTTAGTACTGATTGTAGACTCTTTTTACCAGGTCATGGGAGAAAAATTAGTCGTAGACTGTTGGAAAAACAATATGAGAAACATAAAAGGTAA
- a CDS encoding DUF998 domain-containing protein, which produces MKFQRGSLFKPEKEYYKIAGILLLIGSVQFFLSVTLAEALFPGYSVRNNTLSHLGGSIPVLEPSAAIFNFSVILLGILSLAAVYLILKSGGCRLFSSCLAISAVGALGVGLFPAYTGNPHLFFASLAFLFGSLTAIFSYRLGLNIPIVIVSMVIGLVSLLSLLSLFILGPGTTNPLILYLGIGGTERFIAYPSLFYLAALGGYLTSRGEDWVRIRFTDGYW; this is translated from the coding sequence ATGAAATTTCAAAGAGGAAGTTTATTTAAACCAGAAAAAGAGTATTATAAAATTGCTGGAATTTTATTGTTAATAGGCAGTGTGCAGTTTTTTCTATCAGTTACTCTAGCAGAAGCATTATTTCCAGGTTATAGTGTCAGAAACAACACCTTAAGCCATCTTGGAGGATCAATACCTGTTTTAGAGCCATCTGCAGCCATATTTAACTTCAGTGTTATTTTACTTGGAATTTTAAGTCTGGCAGCCGTTTATCTAATCCTTAAAAGTGGTGGTTGTCGTCTTTTCTCATCATGCCTTGCAATTTCTGCTGTAGGCGCCCTTGGAGTTGGATTATTCCCTGCATATACTGGAAACCCTCACTTATTTTTTGCCTCTTTAGCATTCCTCTTCGGAAGCTTAACAGCCATATTCAGTTACCGGTTGGGCCTTAACATTCCAATAGTTATAGTATCCATGGTAATAGGTTTAGTATCGCTTTTAAGTCTCCTCTCACTCTTCATTTTAGGTCCTGGAACCACTAACCCTCTTATATTATATTTGGGAATTGGAGGTACTGAACGGTTCATTGCCTATCCATCACTCTTTTATCTTGCCGCACTTGGAGGTTACCTTACAAGCAGAGGAGAAGATTGGGTTAGAATTAGGTTCACCGATGGATACTGGTGA